The Chloroflexota bacterium genome includes the window GCGTCCAAATTTTCCGGCTCTCGCATCATCACGATGATTCGCACTCCGCGTCGCAGCAACGGGATCAAAATATTCGCGATCCAAATGATACGGCGAAAGTACGGCGGCATTTCGGCGCGTTCGATTTTGCGAAAACCGAAACGCGTGTAGAACGATTCGAGTTGCCCGCGGCACGTGAGATACACGGTTCTCTTTTCTTGCGCGAGCAATTGCTCGATGATTTTGCGCGCGATGCCTTGCCCTTGCCGCGCCGGAATCACCGCGATGGACGCGATTTCGCGTGAGCCATCGCCGTGCGGTTTGATCTGACCGACGCCGATGATCTCATCCTTTTCTTCCGCGACAAGAAACCGATGCCAGTCGAGTGCCATCGGGTTGATGTCCGCGTCGCGAATGATGCGCGTGATGATCGGTTGATCCGATTGAGTGGCA containing:
- a CDS encoding GNAT family N-acetyltransferase; the encoded protein is MIQFRPATQSDQPIITRIIRDADINPMALDWHRFLVAEEKDEIIGVGQIKPHGDGSREIASIAVIPARQGQGIARKIIEQLLAQEKRTVYLTCRGQLESFYTRFGFRKIERAEMPPYFRRIIWIANILIPLLRRGVRIIVMMREPENLDADKHG